In Cervus canadensis isolate Bull #8, Minnesota chromosome 7, ASM1932006v1, whole genome shotgun sequence, the DNA window ttaaaatatacacataaaattcattctaagaacatattttaaatatttcctttaaaaaaccaTTTGTATTGTATTCTATTTAACATAGTCATGTCTCAACTACCTGAGACTGATTTATCTCTATAAATTAACTTCATTTCTAATTGCATAGGCAAGTTTTAATGTGTCATGCATTTAGAAGCTTAACTCTTTTCTTCTTAAACTGGTATTTTGTCGACAggatttatggatttttttcccttagttgaaagaaaagaaattaaagaatagcCTTTCTCAGCTTTAACAGACTTTCCGTCATGGTCAGGAATGAGTTACTACATGATGGAGTGGAAGAGTTAGGGCTGAGAGGAGAGGCCAGGCATGCAGGTCATTACTGTTTGCATCCTTTtggctcatttcttttaaagaaagagagtgagaaagaagcTTAAAACTTTATAGGCATTCTTATTCAGAGACggtttaaaaatattctcaaggGTGTTGGTATAATTTCCAAGAGCTATCTTATTACCACAGGAAAAACTCAGAGCTAACCACAGTTCCTATTCTTATTCAGAGCAATTTTGCTTTGAAATTTTCAAGGTCCTTGTAATTTTTACTTGAGTAAAAACcatgttagcttttttttttccttcattataaAATGTGAGTTGTTTTCCACCATTTTCCTCACAGAGAACATGAAAAACACCTAATTTCATGTAGTCCAGTAAACAGGTTAATAGTAATTGCTGCAAAGGTTTTCAAAGACCTGTgatgtaatattttttatttccttcatgtcATCTTTTAACAGTTAGACCTGATAATTATACACCAGCAGGTGGAACTTCTTGGAAGTAAGTACATTCTGTAATTATTAAAATTGTAAAACTAAGTAGTTTATAAacaataaagttaaatatttagaatatttaggatagaattaaataaaaaagagcaCTAGGTCCATTTTTTTCTGGGAaaggtttctctttttttattttttaattgaggataattgctttacagaattgtgttgttttctgtcaaacgccaacatgaatcagccataggtatacatatgtcccctccctcttggacctctctCCCATTGAAAGTAAAATTATTAGTGTGCTATAGATAAGCCTAAAAGTATAAACTCCCCAAATCGTTGATGATATTGCCATTAGGAATGTGACACTATTGTTTTCAGCTCTACCCCTTCACTGCTACAGccatccccctccaccccgcGCGCACGTCTCAGCCACGTGACCCGGGACTGCGGCCGCCGGGGCCTCTGTCCCGGCCTTTTCCAGGCAGGAGCGCCGGAGTgcgctgccgtttccttctccgagggatgCAACATTATTCTTAATCTTGAAGTAATAAAAGCTATTTAGTCATTTCCATGGCtgctaataatttaaattttcttaacaaTTTCAGACATGGAAATTGAGGCTGAGACCAacaaaaaaacatcaaaataaagtTCTACTGTTTTATCATACTGTCAGTAATTCATCAAAAACCAAATCATTTAACAGGGCACAAATTTATAATGATGAATACTCAAATTACTTAAGTATGTTCGTCCTTAATCTTCTATATGACGCCTCAGGTATgtcaaaactgaaataaatggatAGCATGAAGCTGTAGATATAGTACCAGATAGACTTTTAGACCAGAAGCATTAGCATCACTGTGAGTTGTCCCAGTAAATTCCATAACAATGACAGAATAATTTGAGTATGATTCTTCTTTAGAGCATTGCTTCCCTAGTTGAAAAGTACTACAAGTGTCCAAGTAGGTCTTATAACAGGAATCAAAATTTATCAATTGCACAGCTCTGTTCACAGAGTCTACTTTGATTTCTATGGCTAAATCCTCAACATTTAGAGTACAGAAATAGATTCATCTGAAGAAGATACTATATACTTAATAACTAATCAGTCAAGCTGCTTTGTTTAATAACACTATGATTTTTACTCATAGAAAGGTCTGATCCTAAGCAGTAGCATgattttgataaatttttttttgctccattaGTGATACTAGGCACTGAGACCGCCAACAAATATGAGATTAAAAACAGCTTGGGACAAAGAATATACTTTGCAGTGGAGGAAAGCATCTGCTTCAACCGTACTTTCTGTTCCACACTGCGATCATGCATTCTGAAGATCACCGATAACTCAGGTCAAGAGGTGATTACAGTCAACAGGCCCTTGAGGTGTAACAGCTGCTGGTGCCCTTGCTACCTACAAGAGGTTAGTCACTGACCTGGGTGTGCTTTTATTTTCCACAGTTGGAAAGAttagcaattatttctttaataaatgacattCAGCTGGCGATACCAGGCCATTAACCTTTCAACTGGTTGAATTAGAATGTTGCTCCTTTAAGATCAGAAcaacttattttcatttccaatgaAAAACTATAGTGGCTTCCGTGGTGTTAATTTGGAAAGACAGCTCATGCATCATGTGAATGAGACACATCCTCCTGAATCTCTGTATTAGCTAGGTAATATCTTAAGCAGATCTACTCTTCATCTTCTCATTGGCACAAAGTTCAGAGAGTGCTGAGTGATACTAAACTCTCCTAAAGGAATCTCTTGGGTCAGTATTATTTTTAGAACAGAATCTCACGTTCCATTTACCCATTTATGACAAGCTTCAAGGTTCAGCAAAGACTGAGTTATTCTTCTAGAGGGAATCAtttgattattatattttaatatataatagatTTTCATCACCTTTTAGTGAATCTATAGTAATAACTTTCATGGACATGATGCAGGTAAGTTTATGTGGAATATATACTTACTTTGATATCTTTGATATCAGGAACCTCTAAGTGAGAAGAAATAGATTTCACTCTCTACATTTTGCaatggaggaaactgaggcttagaggttTCTCACCTATGATCACACATTTAGAATATATCATAAGAGGGATTTGATCCAGGTATCTTTTTTCAAGCCCAAGTTTCTTTATTGAGGGCCTATGTATAAATATTCTACTTAGCACAATGGGAAGTAAATATTAATATGGAACTCTCCTTAAGTAGAGAAGTTTCTAACAATATATGTTGAAGCTAATTCTGCAACTCTTTATAGGCAATTATCTGGTCAAGTGATTGGATTGATAAGGTATTCAAATTCTTGCAGCCCAAGAATTTTTATCCTTCTACTGGGAATATTCAAGATCTAATATGCCCCAAGATGCTAAAGTCAGTATAACCCAGAATATACACCCATTATAACATTTCTgacaattaatattttatttcaaagtaacCCCATGTCACATAAATTAAACATAAGATGCATCCTAATGCTgattagtatatttttaaatttggttgAAATCAAATCAATTACTTTAGAGGTGATCCTAGAACAAATCTATGTAATTCTAAAAAGTCTTGTTGAGAATACCTTTGTCTATCCAAAAACGCTACAGACATGCACATAAAACTATGAACTTAACaaggaaaagacaaaaggagGTCAGGTGATGGAGAGTTGGCTTGATTTAAAAGCAAACAATATTCATCATTTTCACCCAATTCCAGCTTATTTTATTAATACAAAGTATTTGAATTGACTAAATAAATATGTTGAAATACAGTATTATGGACAATTAAGAAATTAGGGGGATGAATGATAATGGGGCAATATACTAGTCAGCTCTGAAAATGCAAATGATATTCTTTTAATGCTTTggacaaaatgaaacagaaatcaaactggTGTGTAACAATCGTAACTCTCCAAGAAGCATTTGTTAGCacagagaagctgaagttgacaaactgaagaggaaaaaaaattataagaatcaAGAAGTGAGGCTTAAAACAGATGTGTGTTGTGACAACAACCAAGAGGGGATAGATATGGACCTTTAGTGAATCATGAGGAACATGTATCTATACAGCGactttctttgtttctaaaaattatcttaaaaacccATAGAAGCAGATATTTAGACTCTTTTATATACTGTTTAGAAGTAAGCAGACAttatagtaaaattaaaatacagtaacttaggaaatcttattttattattatctcttCCTACAGTTAGAAATCCAAGCCCCTCCTGGTTCTATAGTTGGTTATGTTGCACAGAAGTGGGACCCCTTTCTGCCTAAATTCACAATCCAAAATGCAAACaaagaagatattttgaaaattgttGGTCCTTGTGCAACATGTGGCTGTTTTGGCGATGTGGATTTTGAGGTACGATTGACAAATGAAGGACTGTTTCACTTAGGTCCTGATTTTTTGCAacataattcaattttttaaatgttcaaatcatgaaatatttctgaagtaaattcagaaaataatatatttgtgaaataatGGAATAAGTAATATTGTACATGCCAATAATAACTCATaattccagagacagaaagttcaggaatttttttttagtacataCTACAAAAATTTGATGTATGTGGAATTATAGCACCTATggtataaagcaaatatatttagTTTAGAATCGCTGAGATTACATCTTCTTTCCTATATCCCTGGTGGTAACATGTCCCAATTCTGATCTCAAGAGCACACTCCATTAAAATACCATTAATTTAAAAGCTATGTAAGTAAGACTTGCTAACTTCGTTTTGTAAAACAATCAATTCTCATATAAACATATGTGTGTAAATCAGAAGACAGTAAGTACTTGCAAATTCAATGTGTAAGAACATGAACTATCTTAACAgctttgttcagtcactaggtggtgtccgacgctttgcgaccccatggactgcagcatgccaggcttccgtatCCTTCCCGATCTctcagactttgctcaaattcacatccattgagtcgatgaagccatctaaccatctcatcctctgctcccctctttcccttttccttagcaatttttcctagaaataaatcttagaggaaatagtCTAAAGTatgtatttctcttttgtttattcaCTCTATTCATTCATGTATATCTCACATAGGACATTAAGTTTACAGGATTTCAGGGAACATGACTCACCTAGAATACAATGTACATTTTACAAAATGGGCTGTCGTAAGTCCACCGCACTCCAAAAATTCTTGGCATAACTTTCCTAAgagtaaagaataaaaataagccCTATAATTCAGGAGTACTTAAGAGTTTTAATATTTATGgtattgttttttagttgctaagtcatgtcctgctcttcaGCAAACCCATtgaccatagcctgtcaggctcctctgtccatgggattctccagtcaagaacactggagtgggttgccatttccttctccagtgcatgaaagtgaaaagtgaaagtgaagtcactcagtcgtgtctgactttttgcgatcccatggactgcagtctaccaggctcctctgtccatttgattttccaggcaagagtactggagtgggttgccattgccttctccagtaagtgtctgaatataacataaaaatgaaattagcaaTGACTGATaatatcttaaagagatgggaataccagaccacctgacctgcctcctaagaaatctgtatgcaggtcaagaagcaacagttagaactgaacatggaacaacagactggttccaaatcaggaaaggagtatgtcaaggctatatattgtcaccctgcttatttaacttatatgcagagtacatcatgagaaatgctgggctgaaggaagcacaagctggaattgagattgctgggagaaatataaataacctcagataagcagatgacaccacacttatggcagaaagcaaagaactaaagagcctcttgatgaaagtgaaaaaggagagtgaaaaagttggcttaaagctcaacattcagaaaactaagatcatggcatccagtcccatcacttcatgacaaatagatggggaaacagtggctgactattttgggggagttccaaaattactgcagatggtgactgcagccatgaaattaaaagacacttactccttggaaataaaagttatggccaacctagacagcatattaaaaagtagagacattactttggcaacaaaggtccatctagtcaaggctatggtttttccagtggtcatgtttggatgtgagagttggactataaagaaagctgagtaccaaagaattgacgcctttgaactgtggtgttggagaagactcttgagagtccct includes these proteins:
- the PLSCR5 gene encoding phospholipid scramblase family member 5; the encoded protein is MASKDAQSQRSSGLPGFLQGASDPDHGLRIVPSNPGDQVWQRGPPPPGNLPPGLEYLSQLDLIIIHQQVELLGMILGTETANKYEIKNSLGQRIYFAVEESICFNRTFCSTLRSCILKITDNSGQEVITVNRPLRCNSCWCPCYLQELEIQAPPGSIVGYVAQKWDPFLPKFTIQNANKEDILKIVGPCATCGCFGDVDFEVKTINEKLTIGKISKYWSGFVNDVFTNADNFGIHVPADLDVTVKAAMIGACFLFDFMFFEHSLAGL